The Geminocystis sp. NIES-3708 genomic sequence TAAATTTAAAGGCTGGTTGAGTCGTATCACGACAAATCTATTTTATGATCAACTTCGCAAAAAGAAACGATTTGCAACTCCCTTATCTTTGGATGCTTCCATCACTACCGAGGATAATGAGTTAAAATGGGAAATAGCATCAGATTTGCCTTTACCTGATGAAAATTTGACTACTGTAGAATTTTATGATCAACTAAAACAAGCTATTGCCGATTTACCCGATACTTTTCGCATCACAATAGTTTTACGGGAAATACAAGGTTTAAGCTATGAGGAGATTGCGGAAATTACCCAAGTATCCCTAGGTACGGTAAAATCAAGAATAGCAAGAGCAAGAAATAGACTGCAATTATTATTACAACCTTATCTCGATAATCACCATAATTAATTTTTTATTCTATTTTTAAGTTAAGGAGACATCATATGATGACTAATCATTCACACCCCCCTGATAAATGTACATTTGAACTTTTAAGTGCTTATTTAGATGGTGAAGTAACTGCCGAACAACGTCAAGAAGTGCAACAATTATTGTCCCATGATCCTGAAATTCAAGGTTTATATCGAAGATTATTATACTTACGTCAAGAAATAAATAATTTACCGACTCCTCAATCTGAATATTCATCTAAAGAACTTTCAGAAGCAGTTTTTGCAAAAGTAGATCAACAAAACCAACAAAGAAAAATTTGGTTATGGGGTGGTGGTGCGATCGCCGCTCTGGTATTAACAGCTATTGGTAGTGTTTTTAATGATAACAGAATGCCTTTAATGCAAATGGCACAACAAAATCAACCAACATCCAATAATGAAAGTTTAATCATTGCTTTAAATGAGCCTATCATCGAAATAGAACCTAAGACAAGTAATGAAGAAGCTTTAATGATTCCCTTAGATCATTCTCTTATGGAAGTAATCGAGATTAATAAAAAGAACTAGGAATGAAAACAGATTAATTCTAGGAAATTATAATTTAAAATACTATTATTA encodes the following:
- a CDS encoding anti-sigma factor, whose amino-acid sequence is MTNHSHPPDKCTFELLSAYLDGEVTAEQRQEVQQLLSHDPEIQGLYRRLLYLRQEINNLPTPQSEYSSKELSEAVFAKVDQQNQQRKIWLWGGGAIAALVLTAIGSVFNDNRMPLMQMAQQNQPTSNNESLIIALNEPIIEIEPKTSNEEALMIPLDHSLMEVIEINKKN
- a CDS encoding sigma-70 family RNA polymerase sigma factor, with the protein product MVSSSSLSWSNFSIPFIQQRVKVEQLSNPDLILRCQEGHQPDRAAFSELLRRHQSYVDKILYNLAPDWQDRGDISQEVWIRVYKKINSLQDPTKFKGWLSRITTNLFYDQLRKKKRFATPLSLDASITTEDNELKWEIASDLPLPDENLTTVEFYDQLKQAIADLPDTFRITIVLREIQGLSYEEIAEITQVSLGTVKSRIARARNRLQLLLQPYLDNHHN